In Carya illinoinensis cultivar Pawnee chromosome 7, C.illinoinensisPawnee_v1, whole genome shotgun sequence, the following are encoded in one genomic region:
- the LOC122315512 gene encoding pathogenesis-related protein PRB1-2-like, whose product MATMSKYTINRVFLCVLCIAQLQALVSHAHHSAAAFVAFHNMARMQVGVGPLQWNTTLQAYARKYARHQRSIGCKMIHSNGPYGENLYWGYGAGFMDAVAAVKAWVDEKAFYNYMINDCLMGNQCLHYTQVVWKDTTQLGCARSFCSNGGVFITCNYYPPGNYLGERPY is encoded by the coding sequence ATGGCTACCATGTCAAAGTACACCATTAACCGTGTTTTCCTTTGTGTTCTGTGTATAGCCCAACTGCAGGCTCTTGTTTCCCACGCCCACCACAGCGCCGCAGCCTTCGTCGCCTTCCACAACATGGCGCGCATGCAAGTCGGGGTCGGTCCCTTGCAGTGGAACACAACCCTGCAGGCATACGCTAGGAAGTACGCTCGGCACCAGAGATCCATTGGCTGCAAGATGATCCACTCCAATGGCCCTTACGGAGAGAACCTTTACTGGGGCTACGGCGCCGGCTTCATGGATGCGGTGGCTGCCGTGAAAGCGTGGGTTGACGAGAAGGCATTTTACAATTACATGATCAATGACTGCTTGATGGGAAACCAATGTCTGCATTATACGCAGGTGGTGTGGAAGGATACTACTCAGTTAGGCTGTGCTCGATCCTTTTGTTCTAATGGAGGAGTCTTCATCACCTGTAATTATTATCCTCCCGGGAATTATCTTGGAGAAAGGCCTTATTGA